A section of the Cydia splendana chromosome 1, ilCydSple1.2, whole genome shotgun sequence genome encodes:
- the LOC134806405 gene encoding inverted formin-2 — protein sequence MESRVGLDYIVEHAEYASKLAAALTSPAAPVKKQVFELLSALCVYNADGYARAVDTLDRYKTLKNERYRLSVVVEELKNATTTDYKTALVAFVNCLIISAPRLPERTRVRNEFIGLGLLPTLNNLRHEAASHPDLGVQLDVFEEQRESDEAQGPGGINLNSHLDVFYAILKQVADTPQEIPFLSILQHLLKIDPKEPVSDIVWDTAETLVHRATLLESREDAAKLLRAPSVQAKMGCTCQHRDVSNAGRKQSLQRALSPPPPPPAPMPFAAPPPPPMIPPPPCIPPPPCGPPPPPAPPNLSAPSPIPPAPVIDVKLPQQETPIPKTKMKTINWNKIPNNKVIGQNNIWSLVASSHKHSPKTELDWGEIEGLFCQQIQPTGSAGSSPRLGRSPICDTSGERKPRKESSEITLLDGKRSLNVNIFLKQFRSSNEDIIQLIREGSHDDIGAEKLRGLLKILPEIDECEMLKAFTGDVTKLGNAEKFLMQLIQLPNYKLRIECMLLKEEWASTAGYLESAINAILVAGDDLMSSRALQEVLYITLIAGNFLNAGGYAGGAAGVKLSSLQKLPDIRANKPGMNLMHYVALQAERKNKELTHFADDTRVLEEAAKASVEQLHNEIKTLDNRVGLLKKEIQMTNQQDIREQMGDFLQVAEREVSALKKDMEEVESIRKQLAEFFCEDPVSFKLEECFKIFVTFCTKFRSAISENERRRANEEQAAARRRARDAAASRIRTGGSVCSTPVSECENLMESLLIDIRNGLGRRSLRRPHDASPSPDVTPTGSLRRRSRASPGGDEEGLLEFLRHSSPAANDLRERSAWGSLDRSWSRRGAVRARLELPERERPASPRAPEPAPKPAPEPQPPGEPAAKPKEWRQKIESWLRANSQEEKRDAELRERARRVQANRRSLENDSESERSTTLDPLPEGRADWRPAVLPDSAVVKAIEAVEDVQPQTKDNRVPWRKTEENEEMRRLRRQRSRQQIEQPLVSITEEEKRKLPDIRITSHKDVKDRVEIDSDNIETPPVQRKMFNPPPEREPCRKFQPSLAKNNDKTVEMRDLCQEILGDGQFDRFSAARRTRRYKRNTDSSSPEDEKKPDSPAELVAETQVIRPSKLDIQASYAVETPEVTKPIEINKDDKENRLKRWQDRLKNQSTEKPTSTKETKHPYSRMRRQTSINQEDVQKAIRELKSPTETPTGVWSRIAYRKSMTAKNDKIPTERTTSPRIPKVKSEHELNDEGFEETQSLNSESASQGASSGCNVECDSPVPLKSKSPIAPKKLTTKELRTPPRTPIDPKRTVQKRQNSLRVERSTSRASLRSSRSSLNSSASVATVKRAPAPVKPAPKVVPKPVVRMPASRSSSSGSSVGTSRPPLKSVNRTSGFMRPTQASKGRGNVTPQPTARPSFK from the exons ATGGAGAGCCGAGTGGGCCTAGACTACATCGTCGAGCATGCAGAGTACGCCAGCAAGCTCGCGGCGGCGCTCACGTCGCCGGCCGCGCCTGTTAAGAAGCAG GTGTTCGAGCTGTTGTCGGCCCTGTGTGTGTACAATGCCGATGGCTACGCCAGGGCGGTTGACACTCTTGACCGATATAAG ACTTTAAAGAACGAGCGCTACCGTCTCAGCGTGGTTGTGGAAGAACTGAAAAATGCGACCACCACCGACTACAAGACAGCCTTAGTGGCATTTGTCAACTGCCTCATCATCAGCGCACCAAGATTGCCAGAGAGGACTCGTGTGCGCAATGAATTCATTG GCTTGGGACTGCTGCCCACACTCAACAACCTGAG ACATGAAGCGGCCAGCCATCCAGATCTGGGCGTACAGCTGGACGTCTTCGAAGAACAACGGGAGAGTGACGAAGCTCAAGGCCCTGGAGGCATTAATCTCAACTCGCATCTGGATGTCTTTTACGCTATCCTCAAACAG GTGGCTGACACTCCTCAAGAGATCCCCTTCCTGAGCATTCTGCAGCATCTCCTGAAAATTGACCCAAAAGAGCCGGTCAGCGATATAGTCTGGGATACAGCGGAGACGCTAGTCCATCGCGCTACTCTGCTGGAATCAAGGGAAGATGCTGCAAAATTGCTTAGAGCACCTAGCGTGCAG GCCAAGATGGGCTGCACGTGCCAACACCGAGACGTTTCCAACGCAGGGAGGAAACAGAGTCTACAGAGGGCTCTGTCGCCGCCGCCCCCTCCGCCGGCACCTATGCCTTTTGCTG CCCCACCGCCGCCACCAATGATCCCCCCACCCCCCTGCATCCCGCCTCCCCCTTGCGGCCCACCCCCGCCCCCCGCGCCCCCTAACCTATCAGCCCCCTCCCCTATACCGCCGGCGCCGGTCATCGACGTGAAGCTGCCGCAGCAGGAAACGCCGATCCCGAAGACCAAGATGAAGACGATCAATTGGAATAagatacctaataataaa GTAATTGGTCAGAATAATATCTGGTCATTGGTGGCATCGAGTCACAAACACTCCCCGAAGACAGAGTTGGACTGGGGCGAAATCGAAGGACTTTTCTGTCAACAG ATTCAGCCCACCGGTTCGGCGGGCTCCTCCCCTCGTTTGGGTCGCAGTCCTATTTGCGACACCTCAGGAGAGCGGAAACCAAGGAAGGAGTCATCCGAGATAACTCTTCTGGATGGAAAGAGGAGTTTGAACGTGAACATCTTCTTGAAGCAGTTccgaag CTCCAACGAAGACATAATCCAGCTAATCCGCGAAGGTTCTCACGACGATATCGGCGCGGAGAAGCTGCGAGGCCTGCTCAAGATCCTGCCGGAAATTGATGAGTGCGAGATGCTGAAGGCGTTCACCGGAGACGTAACTAAACTTGGGAATGCTGAGAAGTTCCTGATGCAACTCATACAGCTACCAAA TTACAAACTGCGCATAGAGTGCATGTTACTAAAAGAAGAGTGGGCGTCGACGGCAGGCTACCTTGAGAGCGCCATCAATGCTATTCTAGTAGCTGGAGATGATTTGATGTCTTCGAGAGCTTTGCAG GAGGTGTTATACATAACCCTGATCGCTGGCAACTTCCTGAACGCTGGTGGGTACGCAGGCGGAGCCGCGGGCGTGAAGCTGTCTTCCCTGCAGAAACTGCCGGACATCAGGGCCAACAAGCCTGGGATGAATCTCATGCATTATGTCGCTCTG CAAGCAGAGCGAAAGAACAAAGAGCTGACCCACTTCGCCGACGACACCCGCGTACTAGAAGAGGCCGCGAAAGCCAGCGTCGAACAACTTCACAACGAGATCAAGACCCTGGACAACCGTGTTGGGTTACTTAAGAAAGAAATACAGATGACCAACCAGCAAGATATCAGAGAGCAGATGGGAGATTTCTTGCAG GTTGCGGAGCGTGAGGTTTCAGCTCTAAAGAAGGATATGGAAGAAGTGGAAAGCATTCGGAAACAGCTTGCAGAGTTCTTCTGCGAAGACCCTGTGTCTTTCAAGCTTGAGGAATGCTTCAAG ATCTTCGTGACCTTCTGCACCAAGTTCAGATCAGCAATAAGCGAGAACGAGCGACGCCGAGCCAATGAAGAACAAGCGGCTGCCAGGAGACGAGCGAGGGATGCTGCTGCCTCCAGGATAAGAACTG GTGGCAGCGTATGCAGCACCCCGGTGTCGGAGTGCGAGAATCTCATGGAATCCCTGCTCATAGACATCCGCAACGGATTGGGAAGGAGGTCTCTGAGGCGGCCCCATGATGCCTCGCCATCTCCtg ATGTGACTCCAACCGGTAGCCTACGTCGTCGCAGCCGCGCGAGTCCGGGTGGCGATGAAGAAGGTCTACTGGAATTCCTCCGACATTCCTCTCCAGCGGCCAACGACCTTAGAGAACGCAGTGCTTGGGGCAGTCTCG ATCGGTCGTGGTCTCGGCGCGGAGCGGTGCGCGCGCGCCTCGAGCTCCCCGAGCGCGAGCGCCCCGCCTCGCCCCGCGCGCCCGAGCCCGCGCCCAAGCCCGCGCCCGAGCCCCAGCCGCCCGGGGAGCCCGCCGCCAAACCCAA GGAATGGCGGCAAAAAATCGAATCATGGCTGCGCGCGAACAGCCAAGAAGAAAAACGAGACGCAGAGCTGCGCGAGAGAGCGCGGCGAGTGCAAGCGAATCGGCGGTCCTTGGAAAACGACTCCG AGAGCGAACGAAGCACGACCCTCGACCCTCTGCCGGAGGGGCGCGCTGACTGGCGCCCCGCCGTGCTGCCCGACAGCGCTGTTGTCAAAGCCATCGAGGCTGTTGAAG ACGTCCAACCTCAAACAAAAGACAACAGGGTACCGTGGAGGAAGACAGAAGAAAACGAAGAGATGCGCCGCCTGAGACGACAGCGGTCCCGACAGCAGATAGAACAGCCACTCGTCTCTATCACCGAGGAGGAGAAGCGAAAGTTGCCTGACATCAGGATCACCAGCCACAAAGACGTGAAGGACAGAGTCGAGATCGACTCAGACAACATCGAAACACCACCCGTCCAACGGAAGATGTTCAATCCTCCTCCAGAACGAGAGCCTTGCAGGAAATTCCAACCGTCACTCGCTAAAAATAATGACAAAACGGTTGAGATGAGAGATCTTTGTCAAGAAATTTTAGGAGACGGACAGTTTGATAGATTTTCCGCTGCACGAAGAACAAGGAGATACAAGAGGAATACAGATTCCAGCTCTCCAGAAGATGAGAAGAAACCTGATAGCCCGGCGGAACTGGTAGCGGAAACTCAGGTCATCAGACCTTCGAAACTAGATATTCAAGCCTCATACGCTGTAGAGACCCCAGAAGTAACAAAGCCTATAGAAATCAATAAAGACGACAAAGAGAATAGACTTAAGCGTTGGCAGGACAGACTTAAAAACCAAAGTACGGAGAAACCCACATCGACCAAAGAAACTAAGCATCCTTACTCGAGGATGCGGCGACAGACGTCCATTAATCAAGAGGATGTCCAGAAAGCTATTAGAGAACTGAAGTCACCAACAGAGACACCTACAGGCGTCTGGTCCAGGATCGCTTATAGGAAATCGATGACTGCTAAGAACGACAAAATACCGACGGAAAGAACGACATCTCCAAGAATCCCCAAAGTCAAGTCAGAACATGAATTAAACGATGAAGGTTTTGAAGAAACTCAGAGTTTGAATTCTGAAAGCGCTTCCCAAGGTGCATCATCAGGATGCAACGTAGAATGTGACTCCCCCGTCCCTCTTAAGTCTAAATCCCCGATAGCTCCAAAGAAACTCACAACCAAAGAGTTAAGAACGCCTCCGCGAACACCGATAGACCCGAAACGAACTGTTCAGAAAAGACAGAACTCTTTGAGGGTGGAAAGGTCAACTTCTCGTGCGTCCTTGCGTAGTTCAAGGAGTTCTCTGAACAGTTCAGCATCTGTAGCCACTGTCAAAAGAGCTCCCGCGCCAGTCAAGCCTGCTCCAAAAGTAGTACCTAAACCAGTGGTCAGAATGCCGGCATCGCGATCTTCATCAAGCGGCAGCTCGGTGGGAACTTCCAGGCCTCCTTTAAAGTCAGTCAATAGGACATCAGGGTTCATGCGACCGACACAGGCTTCAAAGGGAAGGGGGAATGTAACTCCACAACCAACTGCAAGACCTAGCTTCAAGTAA